The region ACGCAAGCGTATCGACCGGCGGCGGCATACGTCAAATGACGTATGCCGCCGCCGGTCGATTGGTTTGAAAATTGCTTCTGTACGAGGAGGTTGCCGTCAGGGTCGCCGCCTTTGCAAACAGAACGCGTGGTCTGCGTTCCGGTATTCATCGATAACGCGAGCAAAAATTGACCAATCCCGCCATTCAACGCATCGTCAAAGTCCGGCGCGACTACAACACCTGGGTCGCCAACGAGACGCTGGAAGACTACGCGCTACGCTATACGCCGCGCTCGTTCCGGCGCTGGTCGGAATTCCGCCTGGCCAACACGGCGCTGGGCGCGACCTCGTTCCTGGCGCTGGAGGCGATCAGCGGTGCGATCACGCTGAGTTATGGATTTACCAACACCTTCTGGGCGATCGCCTGCGTGGTGGTGCTGTTCTTCCTGACCGGCCTGCCGATCAGCTATTACGCCGCCAGGTACGGCGTCGACATGGACTTGCTCACGCGCGGCGCCGGCTTCGGCTACATCGGCTCGACCGTGACCTCGCTGATCTACGCCACTTTCACCTTCATCTTTTTCGCGCTGGAAGCCGCCATCATGGCGCAGGCCATCGAAATCTATTTCGGCCTGCCGCTGGTCTACGGCTACGTCCTGTGTTCGCTGATCGTGATTCCGATGGTGGCGTACGGCATCACGCTGATCAACCGGCTGCAGATGTGGACCCAGCCGGTGTGGATCGTGCTGCTGACGCTGCCCTACATCTGCGTGCTGTACAAGGAGCCGGAAGCGCTCGGCAACCTGATCACCTTCGCCGGCCGCGCCGAAGACGGCAGCTCGTTCAACATCCTGCTGTTCGGGGCGGCGGCGACGGTGGCGTTTTCGCTGATCGCGCAGATCGGCGAGCAGGTCGACTTCCTGCGCTTCCTGCCGGAAAAAACCCAGGCCAATCGCGGCCGCTGGTGGACCGCGCTGCTGCTGGCGGGGCCGGGATGGATCCTGCTGGGCGGCGCCAAGATGCTGGGCGGCGCCTTGCTGGCCTTCCTCGCGATCCAGCATGAGGTGCCGATGGGCAAGGCGGTGGAGCCGACCCAGATGTACCTGATCGGCTATCAATACGTGTTCTCCAACCCGGCGCTGGTGCTCGGCGCGGTGGCGCTGTTCGTGATCGTGTCGCAGGTCAAGATCAACGTCACCAACGCCTATGCCGGTTCACTGGCCTGGTCCAACTTCTTTGCGCGGCTGACGCACAGCCATCCCGGCCGGGTGGTGTGGCTGGTGTTCAACGTGCTGATTGCGGTGCTGCTGATGGAGCTGGGGGTCTTCAATGCGCTCGAGCATGTGCTGGCGCTGTACAGCCTGGTGGCGATCTCGTGGATAGGAGCGGTGGTGTCGGACCTGGTGATCAACAAGCCGCTCAAGCTGAGCCCGGCGCACATCGAGTTCAAGCGCGCACATCTGTACGACATTAATCCGGTCGGCGTCGGTTCGATGGCGGTTGCCTCCATCCTGTCGGCGATCGCCATGTCCGGCGTGCTTGGCAAACTGGCGGCGGCGATGTCGCCGTTCATCGCGCTCGGCACGGCGATGCTGGCGGCGCCATTGATTGCGCTCGCCACCAAAAGCCGCTATTACATCGCGCGCCAGGATACGCTGGCCGAGCACAGCAATCTCGGCGACGTGCACGTGCATGCCCAACTCGACTGCGTGATCTGCGGCAACGCGTTCGAGACGCCCGACATGGCGCACTGCCCGGCCTATCAGGGTGCGATCTGCTCGCTGTGCTGTTCGCTCGACGCGCGCTGCAACGACCGCTGCAAGACACCGGCGGCACGGTTGCCCAACCAGGTCTTCAACACCTTACAGAAACTGCTGCCGTCGCGCTTCACGCTCAAGCTCAACACCCGCATCGGCCACTATCTGATCGTGTTCGGCTTGTTGTCGGGCGGCCTGGCGGTGGTGTTGTGGATGTTGTACTTCCAGCAGATGGCGGGCATCTCCGGCCTGACCACCAGCGGCCCCGATTCCATCCAGAGCATTTTCATCAAGCTGTTCTGCACGCTGCTGGTGCTGATCGGCGTCGGCTCCTGGTGGCTGATCCTGACCAACGAAAGCCGCAGCGTCGCGCACGAAGAGTCCGAACGCCAGACCAATCTGCTGCTGCAGGAAATCGAGGCGCACAAGCAGACCGACGCCGAACTGCAGCGCGCCAAAGAGGCCGCCGAGTCGGCCAACCTGGCCAAGAGCCGCTTCGTCACCGGCATGAGCCATGAGCTGCGCACACCCTTGAACAGCATCCTCGGCTATGCGCAGATCCTGCATGTCGACGCCACCATCCCGCCGGCGCGCAAGGATGCGATCGCCGTGATCCGGCGCAGCGGCGAACATCTGCTGAGCCTGATCGACGGCTTGCTCGACATCGCCAAGATC is a window of Herbaspirillum hiltneri N3 DNA encoding:
- a CDS encoding hybrid sensor histidine kinase/response regulator, producing the protein MTNPAIQRIVKVRRDYNTWVANETLEDYALRYTPRSFRRWSEFRLANTALGATSFLALEAISGAITLSYGFTNTFWAIACVVVLFFLTGLPISYYAARYGVDMDLLTRGAGFGYIGSTVTSLIYATFTFIFFALEAAIMAQAIEIYFGLPLVYGYVLCSLIVIPMVAYGITLINRLQMWTQPVWIVLLTLPYICVLYKEPEALGNLITFAGRAEDGSSFNILLFGAAATVAFSLIAQIGEQVDFLRFLPEKTQANRGRWWTALLLAGPGWILLGGAKMLGGALLAFLAIQHEVPMGKAVEPTQMYLIGYQYVFSNPALVLGAVALFVIVSQVKINVTNAYAGSLAWSNFFARLTHSHPGRVVWLVFNVLIAVLLMELGVFNALEHVLALYSLVAISWIGAVVSDLVINKPLKLSPAHIEFKRAHLYDINPVGVGSMAVASILSAIAMSGVLGKLAAAMSPFIALGTAMLAAPLIALATKSRYYIARQDTLAEHSNLGDVHVHAQLDCVICGNAFETPDMAHCPAYQGAICSLCCSLDARCNDRCKTPAARLPNQVFNTLQKLLPSRFTLKLNTRIGHYLIVFGLLSGGLAVVLWMLYFQQMAGISGLTTSGPDSIQSIFIKLFCTLLVLIGVGSWWLILTNESRSVAHEESERQTNLLLQEIEAHKQTDAELQRAKEAAESANLAKSRFVTGMSHELRTPLNSILGYAQILHVDATIPPARKDAIAVIRRSGEHLLSLIDGLLDIAKIEAGKMRLASDELALSEFLEQIAGMFAPQAEQKGLSFRFEKTGRIPHIVHADQKRLRQILINLLGNAVKFTDRGGVTVRVRYLREIAYFDIIDTGIGIAEDDLDRIFLPFERSNAANLREDIGTGLGLAISSMLTHIMGGELAVRSEVGSGSSFHLKIYLPEVHVPRPRLKLEDQMSGYIGPCKRVLVVDDQASQRLLLKEMLLPLGFEVIEADGGIACLEALAHGTPMPDLVLLDIAMPVMDGWSVARAIRARGLTQLPVIIVSANAFESGHERNHDGVEPPLYNDFVVKPVSYSELLSKIRQQLHIDWVSAAMPASIPAESTAAAQPMMLVPSQEKLQTLLELGAIGYAKGILRKLDEMEQQNSAYLPFTTELRKLVKQFRLNEYVTRIKEMIRHDVNNV